The Pseudomonas azadiae genome contains a region encoding:
- a CDS encoding DNA utilization family protein — protein MINALRPLEWLLLGIAGLLGLLMVGIFSSIGDAPQWLPAPAPDARANASATVLVAPEATLESLAGTWQTPLFSPDRSPDRTVGQASVSSLSSLTLTGIVLDGDLRVALLKRADGPPLKVHQNQTLPNGWRLEQLTPREARFVLDGRTQTLSLRAPRLPAPSTTPPITLPHESAP, from the coding sequence ATGATCAATGCATTGCGTCCCCTGGAGTGGCTGTTGCTTGGCATCGCCGGGCTGTTGGGCCTGTTGATGGTCGGCATCTTCAGCAGCATCGGCGATGCGCCGCAGTGGTTGCCGGCGCCTGCGCCGGATGCCCGCGCCAACGCTTCGGCCACCGTGCTGGTGGCCCCCGAGGCCACCCTGGAAAGCCTCGCGGGTACGTGGCAAACCCCGCTATTCAGCCCTGACCGCAGCCCTGATCGTACGGTCGGCCAGGCGTCTGTCTCCAGCCTGTCGAGCCTGACGCTGACCGGTATCGTCCTCGACGGCGACCTGCGTGTTGCGCTGCTCAAACGCGCCGACGGCCCGCCGCTGAAGGTTCATCAGAACCAGACCCTGCCCAACGGCTGGCGCCTGGAACAGCTCACGCCCCGCGAAGCCCGCTTTGTCCTCGACGGCCGCACGCAGACCCTGAGCCTGCGCGCACCGCGTCTGCCGGCGCCGTCCACGACCCCCCCGATTACCCTTCCTCACGAGTCCGCCCCTTGA
- the gspM gene encoding type II secretion system protein GspM: MRRPLTPRERRGAALIGLALVLGAAYWLLVDSWFAGPLRAMDEQAEHLREQQQRYAGVLRQGDSVRQQLEQARQDPASSTSLLPGDDPSAVAADLMQRIADLINSRAGLGGGCSLTQRMPITPEQDDSEPYRQVKVSLTLNCAIEPLTAILHELEYQRPFLFIDELSIRRPPNAPATGGAGQLIVHVLVRGYLQPAAAPQVRR, translated from the coding sequence ATGCGCCGACCACTGACACCCCGTGAGCGCCGTGGCGCAGCCCTGATCGGCTTGGCTCTGGTGCTTGGCGCCGCTTATTGGCTGCTGGTCGACAGTTGGTTCGCCGGCCCCTTGCGCGCCATGGATGAGCAGGCCGAGCACTTACGTGAACAGCAACAACGTTATGCCGGCGTATTGCGCCAGGGCGATAGCGTGCGCCAACAGTTGGAGCAAGCCCGCCAGGACCCGGCCAGCAGCACCAGCCTGCTGCCCGGTGATGACCCCAGCGCGGTCGCGGCGGACCTGATGCAACGCATCGCCGACCTGATCAACAGCCGCGCCGGTCTCGGTGGCGGCTGCAGCCTCACCCAGCGCATGCCCATCACCCCGGAACAGGACGACAGCGAGCCCTATCGCCAAGTCAAAGTCAGCCTGACCCTCAACTGCGCCATCGAACCCTTGACCGCGATTCTGCATGAGCTGGAATACCAGCGGCCTTTTCTGTTCATCGACGAACTGAGTATCCGGCGCCCGCCGAACGCACCTGCCACTGGCGGTGCCGGCCAGTTGATTGTGCATGTGTTGGTGCGCGGCTACCTGCAGCCGGCCGCCGCGCCGCAGGTGCGTCGATGA
- a CDS encoding type II secretion system protein GspL, producing MNEQLSARLQLLAQPIAQRWRGSLLQLGWRLWLKELRGCLPVWLLPDDIPEQVYRWPLTAPVEKPPGPARQVLLLAPGAVLMQTLQLPPAAARNLSTVVGYELDRFTPFDPEQLYFVARQERRTPTHLQVTLVAILRERLDQMLTECAALGLHPHAVDVDTGAGTPMGIDLLPVPLRPRQRPQGKGLQRSLPWLCGALLIAAMLLWLEDRQRVLDAMQHSVREQKAQVAEVQALRQQLLNTRGAAHYLIRRKAAQPPLAALLNELTACLPSDTWLDQLEVNDGADVSFSGQSAKASALITRIKACHSLENAQFEGVIQPDAQTGKDQFSLRAHLHQETGDAPTTDTP from the coding sequence ATGAACGAACAGTTATCCGCACGCCTGCAGTTGCTGGCGCAGCCCATCGCGCAACGCTGGCGCGGCAGCCTGCTGCAACTGGGGTGGCGGCTGTGGCTCAAGGAACTGCGTGGTTGCCTGCCGGTGTGGTTACTGCCAGACGATATCCCCGAGCAGGTCTATCGCTGGCCGTTGACCGCGCCCGTGGAAAAACCCCCTGGCCCCGCGCGTCAGGTGCTGCTGCTGGCGCCCGGCGCGGTGCTGATGCAAACCCTGCAACTGCCCCCGGCCGCCGCGCGCAACCTGTCCACGGTGGTGGGCTATGAACTGGACCGCTTTACCCCGTTTGATCCCGAGCAGCTGTATTTTGTCGCGCGTCAGGAGCGTCGCACGCCCACGCACTTGCAGGTGACACTGGTAGCGATCCTGCGCGAGCGCCTGGACCAGATGCTCACTGAGTGCGCGGCCCTGGGTTTGCATCCCCATGCGGTGGATGTGGACACAGGCGCAGGCACGCCCATGGGCATCGACTTGCTGCCGGTACCGTTGCGACCGCGTCAGCGACCGCAGGGCAAGGGCTTGCAACGCAGTTTGCCGTGGCTGTGCGGCGCCTTGCTGATTGCAGCGATGCTGCTCTGGCTCGAAGACCGCCAACGTGTGCTCGACGCCATGCAGCACAGCGTACGCGAGCAAAAAGCCCAGGTCGCCGAGGTCCAGGCGCTGCGCCAGCAACTGCTCAATACCCGTGGCGCCGCCCACTACCTGATCCGCCGCAAGGCCGCCCAGCCGCCGTTGGCGGCGCTGCTCAACGAGCTGACCGCTTGCCTGCCGTCCGATACCTGGCTCGATCAGCTGGAGGTCAACGACGGCGCCGACGTGTCCTTCTCCGGGCAAAGCGCCAAGGCCAGTGCCCTGATCACCCGGATCAAGGCCTGTCACAGCCTGGAAAACGCCCAGTTCGAAGGGGTGATTCAACCCGATGCGCAAACCGGCAAGGATCAGTTTTCCTTGCGCGCCCACTTGCACCAGGAGACAGGCGATGCGCCGACCACTGACACCCCGTGA
- a CDS encoding type II secretion system protein GspK has translation MIRHQRGVALLLVLWVLALLSLLLGGLAGWVQLETRQAAWHRQHTQAVLAAEAGVALAMQALADPLQRKQWVADGREIRLVFDDAQLQVSLHSERGKLYLNSAEVADFARLALACGATQAQANQLARALEQRRNQGQAPFRVVEEVRQLPGMTQALYSALVPEISLWSGLDRPDPAFASPLMRRALNLTHQSAVGADAGDVLVIGSRAQRPGGYHAHVRATVLLSPAQGSAQPYRVLRWQE, from the coding sequence ATGATCAGGCATCAGCGTGGTGTCGCGCTGTTGCTGGTGCTGTGGGTGCTGGCCCTGCTCAGTCTGTTGCTGGGCGGCCTGGCCGGCTGGGTGCAACTGGAAACCCGCCAGGCGGCCTGGCACCGCCAGCACACCCAGGCGGTGCTGGCCGCCGAGGCGGGCGTGGCGCTGGCCATGCAGGCACTGGCCGACCCGTTGCAGCGCAAGCAGTGGGTGGCTGACGGGCGAGAAATCCGCTTGGTGTTTGACGATGCCCAACTGCAGGTGAGCCTGCACAGCGAGCGCGGCAAGTTGTATTTGAATAGCGCCGAGGTGGCGGATTTCGCCCGCCTGGCCCTGGCCTGCGGCGCGACCCAGGCCCAGGCCAATCAACTCGCCAGGGCCCTGGAACAGCGCCGCAACCAGGGCCAGGCGCCGTTCCGGGTGGTGGAAGAAGTACGGCAATTGCCGGGCATGACCCAGGCGCTATACAGCGCACTGGTGCCCGAGATCAGCCTGTGGAGTGGGCTGGACCGGCCTGATCCGGCATTCGCCAGCCCGTTGATGCGCCGCGCGCTGAACCTGACGCATCAGAGCGCAGTGGGCGCCGACGCCGGTGATGTGCTGGTCATCGGCAGCCGCGCACAACGGCCCGGCGGCTACCACGCCCACGTGCGAGCCACGGTCTTATTGAGTCCCGCGCAAGGCAGCGCACAACCTTATCGAGTCTTACGTTGGCAAGAATGA
- a CDS encoding prepilin-type N-terminal cleavage/methylation domain-containing protein — protein sequence MRQHQQGFTLLEIMIVLSLLGVLLALVGGALLGANRAVLKAQRYTVSLDEMRAAQQFLRTAISEALPLDVTEDDSQTDGFFAGSAQRMQFVATLPGVLGGGIQRFTLQLTGPEAKRDLQVAFARFEPQAQVSVPASRGEPQVLLKNVEDLQFSYRGVSPKGQATGWINEWPWSKRLPYAVRIDARVNGPVPWVTQVVALRLNLSGGAPE from the coding sequence ATGAGACAGCATCAGCAGGGCTTTACCTTGCTCGAGATCATGATCGTGCTCAGTTTGCTTGGGGTGCTGCTGGCGCTGGTCGGCGGCGCGTTGCTGGGCGCCAATCGTGCGGTGCTCAAGGCGCAGCGCTACACGGTCAGCCTGGATGAAATGCGCGCCGCGCAACAGTTTTTGCGCACCGCCATCAGTGAGGCGTTGCCCCTGGATGTCACCGAGGACGACAGCCAGACGGATGGCTTTTTCGCCGGCAGCGCGCAGCGCATGCAGTTTGTCGCGACCTTGCCAGGGGTGCTCGGTGGCGGGATTCAGCGCTTCACCCTGCAGTTGACCGGCCCAGAGGCGAAACGCGATTTGCAGGTGGCGTTCGCGCGCTTTGAGCCCCAGGCGCAGGTCAGCGTGCCGGCCTCGCGCGGCGAACCGCAGGTGTTGCTCAAAAACGTTGAGGATCTGCAGTTCAGCTATCGCGGCGTGTCGCCCAAGGGCCAGGCCACCGGCTGGATCAACGAGTGGCCGTGGAGCAAGCGCCTGCCCTACGCGGTGCGCATTGACGCACGGGTGAACGGGCCGGTGCCGTGGGTCACCCAAGTGGTTGCGTTGCGCCTGAACCTTTCGGGCGGGGCACCGGAATGA
- a CDS encoding type II secretion system protein, which yields MKRQSGFTLLEMLAALTLMAICSSVLLVAFGQSARSLLQVAHSDRLSHAAVSVMDQEASGPLVAGVRSGQLDGIDWQLRIALQPTRIGQPHLFRLDLSVSEGPRHASFSTLKLRAASDRAGL from the coding sequence ATGAAACGCCAAAGCGGTTTCACGCTGCTGGAGATGCTCGCCGCGCTGACGCTCATGGCGATTTGCAGCAGCGTGCTGCTGGTTGCTTTCGGCCAAAGCGCGCGTTCGTTATTGCAGGTGGCCCACAGCGACCGGCTTAGTCATGCCGCCGTCAGTGTGATGGATCAGGAAGCGTCGGGGCCTCTGGTGGCCGGTGTGCGCAGCGGCCAGTTGGACGGCATCGACTGGCAACTGCGCATCGCCCTGCAACCCACGCGCATCGGTCAGCCACACTTGTTTCGCCTGGACCTCAGCGTCAGCGAAGGTCCGCGCCACGCCAGTTTCAGTACCTTGAAGCTGCGCGCGGCCAGTGACAGGGCAGGTCTATGA
- a CDS encoding GspH/FimT family pseudopilin encodes MISPQRGFTLLEMLVVIVLISIAAGLVGFGLQQGLRAATERQAVGQMVEALRSTRARAIISGRTERTLFDLRALSFQAPGRPLKHWPAGLQVTLHTAEHAGSAVEFYPDGSSTGGNLLLANGSRRWRIDIGWLTGSVQSKALP; translated from the coding sequence ATGATCAGCCCCCAACGCGGCTTTACCTTGCTGGAAATGCTGGTGGTGATCGTCTTGATCAGCATCGCGGCCGGGTTGGTAGGGTTTGGTCTGCAGCAAGGCTTGCGCGCCGCGACAGAGCGTCAGGCCGTCGGGCAGATGGTCGAAGCGTTGCGCAGCACGCGGGCACGGGCGATCATCAGCGGCCGCACCGAAAGAACCCTGTTTGACCTGCGTGCGCTGAGCTTCCAGGCGCCGGGCCGGCCGTTGAAACACTGGCCGGCCGGTCTGCAAGTGACCCTGCACACCGCTGAGCACGCAGGCTCTGCGGTTGAGTTCTACCCCGATGGCAGTTCCACCGGCGGCAACCTGTTATTGGCCAATGGGAGCCGGCGTTGGCGCATCGATATCGGTTGGCTGACCGGCAGCGTGCAGTCCAAGGCGCTGCCATGA
- the gspG gene encoding type II secretion system major pseudopilin GspG has translation MRHTRFKPARRQGGFTLLEMLAVIVLLGIVATIVVRQVGGNVDKGKYGAGKAQLASLSMKIESYGLDVGSPPKTLQQLVDKPGNSAGWAGPYAKPSDLKDPFGHAFGYRFPGEHGAFDLIFYGQDGQPGGEGYSADLGNWE, from the coding sequence ATGCGCCATACCCGATTCAAGCCCGCCCGCCGCCAGGGCGGTTTTACCCTGTTGGAAATGCTCGCGGTGATCGTACTGCTGGGCATCGTCGCCACCATCGTGGTGCGTCAGGTCGGCGGCAACGTGGACAAGGGCAAATACGGCGCGGGCAAGGCGCAACTGGCCAGCCTGAGCATGAAAATCGAAAGCTACGGACTGGACGTTGGCTCGCCGCCCAAGACCCTGCAACAACTGGTCGACAAGCCCGGCAACAGCGCCGGCTGGGCCGGGCCGTACGCCAAGCCGTCCGACCTCAAAGACCCGTTCGGCCATGCCTTTGGTTATCGCTTCCCCGGTGAACACGGCGCCTTTGACCTGATCTTCTACGGTCAGGACGGCCAGCCCGGTGGCGAAGGCTACAGCGCCGACCTGGGCAACTGGGAATAA
- the gspF gene encoding type II secretion system inner membrane protein GspF: MSLFKYRALDSQGQAQNGTLEARDQDAAVAALHKRGLLLLQIDAAGAQGLRKAFGRGQLNGAALVSFTQQLATLLGAGQPLERSLGILLKQPGQPQTRALIERIREHVKAGQPLSKALEEEGSQFSPLYLSMVRAGEAGGALEDTLRQLSDYLERSQLLRGEVINALIYPAFLVVGVLGSLALLLAYVVPQFVPIFKDLGVPIPLITEVILALGQFLGAYGLAVLAGLIVTIWALAARLRDPQRREKHDRRILGIRLIGPLLQRVEAARLARTLGTLLSNGVALLQALVIARQVCTNRALQAQVAQAAESVKGGGTLASAFGAQPLLPDLALQMIEVGEQAGELDSMLLKVADVFDVEAKRGIDRLLAALVPSLTVIMAVLVAVIMLAIMLPLMSLTSNI; this comes from the coding sequence GTGAGTCTGTTCAAATACCGCGCCCTCGACAGCCAAGGCCAGGCGCAAAACGGCACCCTGGAAGCCCGAGACCAGGACGCCGCCGTCGCCGCGCTGCACAAACGCGGTCTGCTGTTATTGCAGATCGATGCAGCGGGCGCCCAAGGGTTGCGCAAGGCCTTTGGCCGGGGTCAATTGAACGGCGCGGCGCTGGTCAGTTTCACCCAGCAATTGGCAACGTTGCTGGGCGCCGGCCAACCGCTGGAACGCTCGCTGGGCATTTTGCTCAAGCAGCCCGGCCAGCCGCAAACCCGTGCGTTGATTGAACGTATTCGCGAACACGTAAAGGCCGGTCAGCCCTTGTCCAAGGCGCTGGAAGAGGAAGGCAGCCAGTTCTCGCCGTTATACCTGAGCATGGTGCGTGCCGGCGAGGCGGGTGGCGCGCTGGAAGACACCCTGCGCCAGCTCAGCGACTATCTGGAACGCAGCCAGTTACTCAGGGGCGAAGTGATCAATGCCCTGATCTATCCGGCATTCCTGGTGGTGGGCGTGCTCGGTTCGCTGGCCCTGTTGCTGGCTTACGTGGTGCCGCAGTTCGTGCCGATCTTCAAGGACCTGGGCGTGCCCATCCCGCTGATCACCGAAGTGATTCTGGCGCTCGGCCAATTCCTCGGTGCCTATGGCCTGGCCGTGCTGGCGGGCTTGATCGTGACGATCTGGGCACTCGCCGCACGCCTGCGTGACCCCCAACGCCGGGAAAAACATGACCGCCGTATCCTCGGTATACGCCTCATCGGGCCGCTGCTGCAGCGAGTCGAAGCCGCCCGTCTGGCGCGCACCCTGGGCACCTTGCTCAGCAACGGCGTGGCGCTGCTGCAAGCCTTGGTCATTGCCCGACAGGTCTGCACCAACCGCGCCCTGCAGGCGCAAGTTGCCCAGGCCGCCGAATCCGTCAAGGGCGGCGGCACCCTGGCCAGCGCGTTTGGCGCGCAGCCGCTGCTGCCTGACCTCGCCCTGCAAATGATTGAAGTCGGCGAACAGGCCGGCGAACTCGACAGCATGCTGCTCAAGGTCGCCGACGTGTTCGACGTCGAAGCCAAACGCGGCATCGACCGCCTGCTCGCCGCGCTGGTGCCGTCGCTGACCGTGATCATGGCGGTGCTGGTGGCGGTGATCATGCTGGCGATCATGCTGCCGCTGATGAGCCTGACCAGCAATATATGA
- the gspE gene encoding type II secretion system ATPase GspE: MPSPSTPLDACQLHIPHTEQVCAWLMQHAGLKTVDLERARRLSQEGGDTELLGLLTRLGLVSEVELARAWADLLGAPLLLADAAPPLLDPLPLLTERFMRHYQVVPAGWSQGGLRVLAANPSLVYPFQAIAYACGVPVWLAIGPRNEVETLIERYYGQGRSAMGTLIENLDEQGGALEDIEHLKDMASEAPVIRLVNLILQRAVEHRASDIHIEPFENQLKVRYRIDGVLHEAEAPPSSSSAAVISRVKIMARLDIAERRLPQDGRIMLRIQGKELDLRVSTVPTSFGESVVMRLLDRQTVSFDFQSLGFDGQRLETFLDVLERPHGILLVTGPTGSGKTTTLYTALSRLNTAERKIITVEDPVEYQLEGINQIQVKPAIGLDFAGALRSIVRQDPDVIMIGEIRDLETCRIAIQSSLTGHLVLSTLHTNSAAASITRLLDMGVESYLIASTVNGILAQRLVRRLDPATREAFEAPPQLIAEHGLDRFTDQRPIMLYRPRADAPGGGYHGRSAITELLVMNEELRGLLMRQADAATLEQAARRGGLRTLHEEGLRQAVEGVTSLEEVLRVTRGEGA; the protein is encoded by the coding sequence ATGCCCAGCCCCTCAACACCCCTCGACGCCTGCCAACTGCACATCCCGCACACCGAACAGGTGTGCGCGTGGCTGATGCAACACGCCGGCTTGAAAACCGTTGACCTGGAGCGCGCCCGACGCCTGTCCCAGGAAGGCGGTGACACCGAGTTGCTCGGCCTGCTCACTCGGCTGGGGCTGGTCTCCGAAGTGGAACTGGCCCGGGCCTGGGCTGATTTGCTCGGCGCACCGCTGTTGCTGGCCGATGCCGCGCCACCGTTGCTGGACCCCTTGCCCCTGCTGACCGAACGCTTCATGCGCCACTACCAGGTGGTGCCCGCGGGCTGGAGTCAGGGGGGGCTGCGGGTGCTGGCGGCCAACCCGTCGCTGGTGTACCCGTTCCAGGCCATCGCCTATGCCTGTGGCGTACCCGTGTGGTTGGCCATCGGTCCGCGCAATGAAGTCGAGACCCTGATCGAGCGCTACTACGGCCAGGGCCGCTCGGCCATGGGCACCCTGATCGAAAACCTCGACGAGCAGGGCGGGGCGCTGGAAGACATCGAGCACCTCAAGGACATGGCCTCCGAAGCCCCGGTGATTCGCCTGGTCAACCTGATCCTGCAACGAGCAGTGGAACATCGCGCCTCGGACATTCATATCGAGCCGTTCGAAAACCAGCTCAAGGTGCGCTACCGCATCGACGGTGTGCTGCACGAAGCCGAGGCGCCGCCGTCCAGCTCGTCGGCGGCGGTGATTTCGCGGGTGAAGATCATGGCGCGCCTGGACATCGCCGAGCGGCGCTTGCCCCAGGACGGACGCATCATGCTGCGCATCCAGGGCAAGGAACTCGACTTGCGCGTGTCCACGGTACCCACCAGTTTCGGCGAATCGGTGGTCATGCGTTTGCTGGATCGTCAGACCGTGAGCTTCGACTTCCAGAGCCTGGGCTTTGACGGCCAGCGCCTGGAAACCTTTCTGGACGTGTTGGAACGCCCCCATGGCATCCTGCTCGTTACCGGGCCCACCGGCTCGGGCAAAACCACCACCCTGTACACCGCGTTGTCGCGCCTCAATACCGCCGAGCGCAAGATCATCACCGTCGAAGACCCGGTGGAGTACCAGCTGGAAGGCATCAACCAGATCCAGGTCAAACCGGCCATCGGCCTGGATTTTGCCGGCGCGCTGCGCTCCATCGTGCGCCAGGACCCGGACGTGATCATGATCGGCGAAATCCGCGACCTGGAAACCTGCCGCATCGCTATCCAATCATCCCTCACCGGCCACCTGGTGCTGTCGACCCTGCACACCAACAGCGCGGCAGCGAGTATCACGCGCTTGCTGGATATGGGCGTCGAAAGCTACCTGATCGCCTCGACGGTCAACGGCATCCTGGCCCAGCGCCTGGTGCGGCGTCTTGACCCGGCCACCCGCGAAGCCTTTGAAGCGCCGCCGCAACTGATCGCCGAACACGGCCTGGACCGGTTTACCGACCAGCGCCCGATCATGCTCTACCGGCCCCGCGCCGATGCACCCGGCGGTGGCTACCATGGCCGTAGCGCAATCACCGAACTGCTGGTGATGAACGAAGAACTGCGCGGCCTGTTGATGCGCCAGGCCGACGCCGCGACCCTGGAGCAGGCGGCCCGTCGTGGTGGCCTGCGCACCTTGCATGAAGAGGGGCTGCGCCAAGCCGTGGAGGGGGTCACGTCACTTGAAGAAGTGCTGCGCGTCACCCGTGGGGAGGGGGCGTGA
- a CDS encoding beta-glucosidase gives MNKRKMIGAQSAFALLALAVSQVHAATSPALDEGRVSRAEKAADKTLAKMTMEEKLAYIGGTGGWDVKPLTQYGVPQIHGADGGVGVRYTSEGNAQGVVYPSGPNLAASWNPRRAIDLGRALGYDTASGGYQFVTGPGVNLYRMPYSGRAFEYLSGEDPFLGASLAPAVINGIQSRGVWANAKHYAANDQESNRFHLDEIISERVLREMTLPPFESASKNSKVAMMMCAFQKVNGEFACQNKHLMRDILKTEWGYPGFVQSDYNAVVNGLPAAQAGTDLDMMGYQMNSTVLKPYLDSGELSSATIDDKVRRILKQIYLYKFDSKAPLTSHNMNSATSNRVALNAAREGIVLLKNQNSLLPLDAKKVKRIAVVGTLAKYAPPTGFGSANVMAANYISELSGLQQLAPGAKVEFIDGLSLDPATSSWSHADSNGNPVKGLKTEFFSNSNWSGDPAASRTDAHVDLDWSTDSLPVNGDTAATSIRYSGQITPTVSGEQVFKVRADGAVRLYVNGQKVLDNGDGKPLPNNSIPPTIPVFAKVNLEAGKPVDIKLEYSRRNGYLSTMGGLVGVQMSWASLVAPQDLAKYDAVLVAAGNSNEYEGEGFDHSFDLPEYQNLLIQSIAKVNPNTVVTLHGGTGLKMSDWIDQVPAALHAFYPGQNGGQALAEILLGKVNPSAKLPISIERNIEDNPIYATFPKFDNQETLAEMSYKDDLFLGYRGYEKKGIKPLYPFGYGLSYTTFGYSNIKVSPGVAVADAPIKVSFDLTNTGKVAGAEVAELYVGQASPKVERAIKELKGYKKVFLKPGESKRVTIELNDRSLAYYDVASKQWVVDADSFNLSVGASSQDIRLNAKLVNPFRQELSTTTSNPLPRSALNSTLRDSTVKTGGVLHQNEGDSGTSDGDGYDMSDDSSQGSAGGN, from the coding sequence ATGAATAAACGCAAAATGATCGGTGCCCAGTCGGCGTTCGCCCTGTTGGCGCTGGCCGTGTCCCAGGTGCATGCGGCAACCAGTCCCGCTCTGGATGAGGGCCGCGTGAGCCGCGCGGAAAAGGCCGCGGATAAAACCCTGGCGAAGATGACCATGGAGGAGAAACTCGCCTACATCGGCGGCACCGGTGGTTGGGATGTCAAGCCGCTGACCCAGTATGGCGTCCCACAGATTCACGGCGCCGACGGCGGCGTGGGCGTGCGCTACACCAGCGAAGGTAACGCGCAGGGCGTGGTGTACCCGTCCGGGCCGAACCTGGCCGCCAGCTGGAACCCGCGCCGCGCCATCGACCTGGGCCGGGCCTTGGGCTATGACACCGCCAGCGGTGGTTATCAGTTCGTCACAGGCCCAGGCGTCAACCTGTATCGCATGCCGTACAGCGGTCGCGCGTTTGAGTATCTGTCCGGTGAAGACCCGTTCCTCGGCGCCAGCCTTGCGCCGGCGGTGATCAACGGCATCCAGTCGCGCGGGGTGTGGGCCAACGCCAAGCACTACGCCGCCAATGACCAGGAAAGCAACCGCTTCCACCTTGATGAAATCATCAGCGAGCGCGTGCTGCGCGAGATGACCCTGCCGCCGTTCGAGTCCGCCTCGAAGAACAGCAAGGTCGCGATGATGATGTGCGCGTTCCAGAAGGTGAACGGCGAGTTCGCCTGCCAGAACAAACACCTGATGCGCGACATTCTGAAAACCGAATGGGGCTACCCGGGCTTCGTGCAGAGCGACTACAACGCGGTGGTCAACGGTCTGCCGGCGGCACAGGCCGGCACCGACCTGGACATGATGGGCTACCAGATGAACAGCACGGTGCTCAAGCCGTACCTGGACAGTGGCGAACTGAGCAGCGCGACCATCGATGACAAGGTGCGCCGCATTCTCAAGCAGATCTACCTGTACAAGTTCGACAGCAAGGCGCCGTTGACCAGCCACAACATGAACAGCGCCACCAGTAACCGCGTGGCGCTGAACGCCGCCCGCGAAGGCATCGTGCTGCTGAAGAACCAGAACAGCCTGCTGCCGCTGGACGCGAAGAAGGTCAAGCGCATCGCCGTGGTCGGCACCCTGGCCAAGTACGCGCCGCCCACCGGTTTTGGCAGTGCCAACGTGATGGCCGCCAACTACATCAGTGAACTGAGCGGCCTGCAGCAACTGGCGCCGGGCGCCAAGGTCGAGTTCATCGACGGGCTGTCTTTGGACCCGGCCACCTCCAGCTGGAGCCATGCCGACAGCAATGGCAACCCTGTCAAAGGCCTGAAGACCGAGTTCTTCAGCAACAGCAACTGGTCCGGTGACCCGGCCGCCAGCCGCACCGACGCGCATGTCGACCTCGACTGGTCCACCGACAGCCTGCCGGTGAACGGTGATACCGCCGCCACCTCGATTCGCTATAGCGGCCAGATCACCCCGACCGTCAGCGGTGAACAGGTATTCAAGGTCCGCGCCGACGGTGCGGTGCGCCTTTACGTCAACGGCCAGAAAGTCCTCGACAACGGCGACGGCAAACCGCTGCCGAACAACAGCATCCCGCCGACCATCCCGGTGTTCGCCAAGGTCAATCTGGAGGCCGGTAAACCCGTCGACATCAAGCTGGAATACTCGCGTCGCAACGGCTACCTATCGACCATGGGCGGCCTGGTCGGCGTGCAGATGAGCTGGGCTTCGCTGGTTGCGCCACAGGACCTGGCCAAGTACGACGCGGTATTGGTTGCCGCCGGTAACAGCAATGAATACGAAGGCGAAGGCTTCGACCACAGCTTCGACCTGCCGGAGTACCAGAACCTGCTGATCCAGAGCATCGCCAAGGTCAACCCGAACACCGTGGTCACCCTGCACGGCGGCACCGGCTTGAAGATGAGCGACTGGATCGACCAGGTACCCGCGGCGCTGCACGCGTTCTACCCTGGGCAGAACGGCGGCCAGGCCCTGGCGGAAATCCTGTTGGGCAAGGTCAACCCGTCGGCCAAGCTGCCGATCAGCATCGAGCGCAACATCGAAGACAACCCGATCTACGCGACCTTCCCCAAATTCGACAACCAGGAAACCCTGGCCGAGATGAGCTACAAGGACGACCTGTTCCTGGGCTATCGCGGCTACGAGAAGAAAGGCATCAAGCCGCTCTACCCGTTCGGGTATGGCTTGTCGTACACCACCTTCGGCTACAGCAACATCAAGGTGAGCCCAGGCGTGGCAGTGGCGGATGCGCCGATCAAGGTGTCGTTCGACCTGACCAACACCGGCAAGGTGGCGGGCGCCGAAGTGGCCGAGTTGTACGTGGGCCAGGCCAGCCCGAAAGTCGAGCGTGCGATCAAGGAGCTCAAGGGCTACAAGAAGGTGTTCCTCAAACCTGGCGAGAGCAAGCGCGTGACGATCGAGCTCAACGATCGCTCGCTGGCCTACTACGACGTGGCGAGCAAGCAATGGGTGGTGGATGCGGACAGCTTCAACCTGTCCGTGGGCGCGTCGTCCCAGGATATTCGCCTGAACGCCAAGTTGGTCAACCCATTCCGCCAAGAACTGTCGACCACCACCAGCAACCCGTTGCCGCGCTCGGCGCTCAATTCGACGCTGCGTGACTCGACGGTGAAGACCGGCGGCGTGCTGCACCAGAATGAAGGTGACAGCGGCACCAGCGACGGTGATGGCTATGACATGAGCGATGACAGCAGCCAGGGCAGTGCTGGCGGTAACTGA